The Vulcanimicrobium alpinum sequence CTCTCGCCGGAGTTTTCCAAGCTCTACTCCCGACGGGGCCGGCCATCGATCGCGCCGGAGAAGCTGCTGCGAGCCTTGCTGTTGCAAATGTTCTACTCGATCCGCAGCGAGCCGATGCTGCTGGAGCAGTTGCGTTACAATTTGCTCTTTCGTTGGTTCGTGGGCTTGAGCATGGACGACAAGATCTGGGACCCCTCGACGTTCAGCAAGAACCGCGATCGGTTCTTGAATGGCGAAATCTCCGAGCGGTTCTTCGCCGCTGTGGTCGAGCGGGCGCGTGCCGACGAACTGCTCTCGAACGAGCATTTCACCGTCGATGGGACGCTAATCGAGGCGTGGGCCAGCCACAAGAGCTTTCGGCCCAAGTCGGACGACGAACCGCCGACCTCGAGCGGCGGTCGCAACGAGGGCGTGAACTTTCGTGGCCGGCCGCGCAGCAACGAGACGCACGTCTCGAGTACCGATCCGGACGCGCGGTTGTACCGCAAGAGCAGCGGCGCGCCGGCGATTCTCGGCTATCTCGGACATGCTCTGATGGAGAATCGCAACGGCTTGATCGTCGGCGTGAAGACCACTCGCGCGACCGGGATCGCCGAACGCGAAGCAGCGCTGGAATTGATTCGCGGGGTCAGCGGAAGCAACCGAATCACGCTCGGCGCCGACAAGGCGTACGATACCAAAGACTTTGTCGAGGCGTTGCGAGCGCTCAACGTGACGCCGCACGTTGCTCAAAATACGACCCGTCGCCGCAGCGCGATCGACCGCCGAACCGTCCGCCATCCGGGCTACACGGTGAGTCAACGCAGGCGCAAGTTGATCGAGGAGAGCTTCGGGTGGGGCAAGACGATCGGCCGATTGCGCA is a genomic window containing:
- a CDS encoding IS5 family transposase produces the protein MRTHDEQRASVWTTLQPEDTVPGDHPLRPMRVMVNEILRELSPEFSKLYSRRGRPSIAPEKLLRALLLQMFYSIRSEPMLLEQLRYNLLFRWFVGLSMDDKIWDPSTFSKNRDRFLNGEISERFFAAVVERARADELLSNEHFTVDGTLIEAWASHKSFRPKSDDEPPTSSGGRNEGVNFRGRPRSNETHVSSTDPDARLYRKSSGAPAILGYLGHALMENRNGLIVGVKTTRATGIAEREAALELIRGVSGSNRITLGADKAYDTKDFVEALRALNVTPHVAQNTTRRRSAIDRRTVRHPGYTVSQRRRKLIEESFGWGKTIGRLRKVHFRGLDLVGDIVRWTAAAYNLIRIRNLRAAT